One Hordeum vulgare subsp. vulgare chromosome 4H, MorexV3_pseudomolecules_assembly, whole genome shotgun sequence DNA window includes the following coding sequences:
- the LOC123448133 gene encoding probable leucine-rich repeat receptor-like protein kinase IMK3 has protein sequence MPPPLARAAQRGLLLLLILHCCWGTRLSTASAARSHVHAAGDGVIISQADYQGLQAIKHDLADPYGFLRSWNDTGIGACSGHWTGIKCVNGSVVAITLPWRGLGGRLSDRLGQLKGLRRLSIHDNTIAGAIPAALGFLPDLRGLYLFNNRFSGAVPPEIGRCVALQSLDASNNRLTGLLPGSLANSTKLIRLNLSRNSISGEIPAEIAASQSLLFLDVSYNRLSGRIPDAFAGGSKAPSSASSDERKLEAITGTYQLVFLSLAHNTLDGPVPESLAGLTKLQDLNLSGNSLNGSIPDNLGSLHDLKALDLSGNALAGEIPESLANLTTTLQSFNVSYNNLSGAVPASLVQKFGPPSFAGNILLCGYSASSPPCPVSPSPAPASPGQEPTGPRGGRTKKELILIIGGIVLGILILLSLCCLLLCCLIRKKRSSGSTGARSGKQPSSKEAGAAAAAAAAGRGEKPGTSEAESGGDVGGKLVHFDGPLAFTADDLLCATAEIMGKSTYGTVYKATLEDGSLVAVKRLREKITKGHKEFEAEAAALGKIRHPNLLPLRAYYLGPKGEKLLVFDYMPNGSLSAFLHARAPNTPVEWATRMTIAKGTARGLAYLHDDASIVHGNLTASNVLLDDGSSPKIADIGLSRLMTAAANSNVLAAAGALGYRAPELSKLKKASAKTDIYSLGVIILELLTGRSPADTTNGMDLPQWVSSIVKEEWTSEVFDVELMRDATTGPDGDELMDTLKLALQCVDPSPSARPEAREVLRQLEQIRPGQEGPGDEAHVASASKDQ, from the exons ATGCCGCCGCCGCTGGCCCGGGCTGCTCAGCGCGGGCTACTACTCCTCCTCATCCTGCATTGCTGCTGGGGCACTCGCCTCTCCACGGCCAGCGCCGCCCGCAGCCACGTCCACGCGGCCGGTGACGGCGTCATCATCAGCCAGGCCGACTACCAGGGCCTGCAGGCCATCAAGCACGACCTCGCCGACCCCTACGGCTTCCTCCGCTCCTGGAACGACACCGGCATCGGCGCCTGCTCCGGCCACTGGACCGGCATCAAGTGCGTCAACGGCAGTGTCGTCGCCATCACGCTCCCCTGGCGCGGCCTCGGCGGCCGCCTGTCCGACCGCCTCGGCCAGCTCAAGGGCCTCCGCCGCCTCAGCATCCACGACAACACCATCGCCGGCGCCATTCCAGCCGCCCTCGGCTTCCTCCCCGACCTCCGCGGCCTCTACTTGTTCAACAACCGCTTCTCCGGCGCCGTACCGCCGGAGATCGGCCGCTGCGTCGCGCTGCAGTCCCTGGACGCTAGCAACAACCGCCTCACCGGCCTCCTCCCGGGCTCGCTCGCCAACTCCACCAAGCTCATCCGCCTCAACCTCAGCCGCAACTCCATCTCCGGGGAGATCCCCGCCGAGATCGCGGCCTCGCAgtccctcctcttcctcgacgtgtcCTACAACAGGCTCTCCGGCCGCATCCCTGACGCCTTCGCGGGCGGCTCCAAGGCGCCGTCGTCCGCCTCCTCCGACGAGCGGAAATTAGAAGCCATCACCGGGACCtaccagctcgtcttcctcagcCTCGCGCACAACACACTCGACGGGCCAGTGCCGGAGTCGCTCGCGGGGCTCACCAAGCTGCAGGACCTCAACCTCTCCGGCAACAGCCTCAACGGCTCCATTCCCGACAACCTCGGGTCGCTTCACGACCTCAAGGCGCTCGACCTCTCCGGGAACGCGCTCGCCGGAGAGATCCCGGAGAGCCTCGCCAACCTCACCACCACGCTCCAGTCCTTCAACGTCTCCTACAACAACCTCTCCGGCGCCGTGCCGGCCTCGCTCGTACAGAAGTTTGGGCCCCCATCCTTCGCAGGAAACATCCTGCTCTGCGGCTACTCTGCTTCTTCGCCGCCCTGCCCGGTATCGCCATCCCCCGCGCCAGCATCACCCGGGCAAGAGCCCACCGGACCCCGCGGCGGCCGGACAAAGAAGGAGCTCATACTGATCATAGGGGGGATCGTGCTCGGCATCCTCATCTTGCTGTCCCTCTGCTGTCTCCTGCTCTGTTGTTTGATAAGGAAGAAGAGGTCGAGCGGTAGCACTGGAGCACGAAGCGGGAAGCAGCCGTCGAGCAAGGAAGCCGGTGCCGCTGCGGCCGCAGCGGCGGCTGGGAGAGGCGAGAAGCCGGGAACTTCGGAGGCAGAATCCGGCGGCGACGTGGGCGGCAAGCTGGTGCATTTCGACGGGCCGCTGGCGTTCACCGCCGACGACCTGCTGTGCGCGACGGCGGAGATTATGGGGAAGAGCACGTACGGGACGGTGTACAAGGCGACGCTGGAGGACGGCAGCCTGGTGGCCGTGAAGCGGCTGAGGGAGAAGATCACAAAGGGCCACAAGGAGTtcgaggccgaggcggcggcgcTCGGCAAGATCCGGCATCCCAACCTGCTGCCGCTCAGGGCATACTACCTCGGCCCCAAGGGGGAGAAGCTTCTCGTCTTCGACTACATGCCCAATGGCAGCCTCTCGGCCTTCTTGCACG CTCGCGCGCCGAACACGCCGGTGGAGTGGGCAACGCGTATGACGATCGCCAAGGGCACGGCACGCGGCCTGGCCTACCTGCACGACGACGCGAGCATCGTCCACGGAAACCTCACGGCCAGCAATGTCCTTCTAGACGACGGGTCCAGCCCCAAGATCGCCGACATCGGGCTCTCCCGCCTCATGACGGCCGCCGCCAACTCGAATGTGCTGGCCGCCGCGGGCGCCCTAGGCTACCGCGCGCCGGAGCTGTCCAAGCTCAAGAAGGCGAGTGCCAAGACGGACATCTACAGCCTCGGCGTCATCATCCTGGAGCTCCTCACCGGCAGGTCCCCCGCCGACACGACCAACGGCATGGACCTGCCGCAGTGGGTGAGCTCAATTGTGAAGGAAGAATGGACGAGCGAGGTGTTCGACGTCGAGCTGATGCGGGACGCGACCACTGGGCCAGACGGGGACGAGCTCATGGACACGCTCAAGCTGGCGCTGCAGTGCGTCGACCCGTCGCCGTCGGCCCGACCCGAGGCACGGGAGGTGCTGCGGCAGCTTGAGCAGATCCGGCCTGGACAGGAGGGACCCGGCGACGAAGCTCACGTGGCTTCTGCGAGCAAGGACCAATGA